AAGATGCGGAAAAAGAGCCCATGCCGAAGATGCTTGTGCCATTCATCTGGGATGAATGCAAAGCGTATTTTGTCCGTTCAGCTCATTCAATTGTACTGCTCTGACATCTTCGCATTTCAACCATTTCCAGCAAGAGGATGTTTTCTTGAACACCCTGATTCAATAAATGAGAATAGAAAGTTTCATGTCCGCGCCTTCACTGGAGATATCAATTCACTACAGAGTACATCAGTTATACACCTGACAGGATGGTCTTGCTAAAAGGTCTTCCTCAGTCTCCCAGAAGTCCGTCCCGAAGACCTCCGTTCGGAGGATTGTCTCCAAGCCAGATGGAGAAGAAAACACCTGCAAAGTCAGCCCCCTCGATAACACCCTTGAAATCGCCTAACACAGATACTTCGAGTCCTGTGCCTGGAATGTATGTATAAACCATTCTCTCGCCATCATCTATGTCGCTCATCCATGAGTTCAGTGTTTCAATGCGATCCTGATATATCAACAGGTCATCCCCTGCGTTCTTCACAAAGCCTTCAGTCCAGGCACCTGTAATGTCGCTCTCTCCGACATCGCGAACGAAATGAAGAATAAGACGTTTGGTCTCTTCTGATTCACAGATGGCATACCCGTCACTGGAAAGATTCTCCAGATAGAGAGCCGCTACGTATACATTAACCTTGAATATGGTTGCTTCGCGGGTTCCCAGACCGTTCAGCACAAGATCAACTCCATCTACAGTAATCTGATCCGGATATTCGACCCCGTCTCGTTCCATAGCCAGTACGGCTGAAGCTGCAAATACCAGCACACTTATCGTAAGGACTGCTTTCATAGCACTCTTCATAACCCCCTCCGATCTTTCCTGAATACAGATATCCTTTCGCGAATTATTCTTCGCGGATGGAACTCCGCATTTCAGTTACTGTTTCAGAACGCTGAAACGTTTTCTGTATTATCACGCTGGATATATAAGAATATGCAGTATTGCAGTATGAAACCAGTCATCTCTTATGTGCAGAATGGAAATCCCGGAATTCGACTAACTACGTAGTATCGAAGCTGTACTTCTCTTCTCTGAATAGTTTCAGGCATGCATCAACAACAGCGGCATCGTAAAGCCTGCCTCTGTTTTGCTTTATCTCCTCAATCGCTTTTTCAATACCTCTGGAGCTTCTGTATGGTCGATGAGCACACATTGCCTCCACTACATCTACAACGCCCAGGATCCGCGCTTCTATACAGATTTCATCTCCCTTGAGATTATTAGGATAACCTGAGCCATCAATTCTCTCCTGGTGCTGCAAGACGATTTCTCCCACAGGCCAGGGAAAACTGATGGTTTTCAGGATCTCATGACCTGCCTGAGGATGGGTTTTGATCAGTTCGTATTCTATGTCTGTCAGAATCGTAGGTTTACTGAGAATCTCAGCCGGGATTTTGATTTTACCTATGTCATGAAGAAGGCTGGCGACGCGCAGACCCTCTATCAGATCTTCAGGAAGGCCCATTTCCTCCGCAACCGCGCAGGCAATTTTAGCCACTTCCCTCTGATGACCTGCAGTGTAGGGGTCTCTTGTTTCAACTGCGGAAGAAAGCGCGTCAACCGTTCCCTTAAGAGTTTTATTCAGTTCATTCAGATTACTCTGTATGCTGTCTTCAACCTGTTTCCTGCTGGTTATATCCCAGAAAACAACCTGTGATGCCGGTTTACCCTGGTACGTTATCGGTATTGCCGTTACTTCAACATCAACCGATTTGCCGTCGAGTCGAAGAAATTTCTCCTCGATAGGTTTTGCGAATTTTTCGTCCGTCTGACATTGTTTTACACGTTCAAGTACAATCTTCCTGTAGTCGGGATGAACAAACTCAAAAATTTGTTTCCCAAGTGCGTCTTCAGGAGAGGAGGCTGCAACGAGATCAAGACTGGCCTTATTGGCATAGACGATCTTACCATCTACATGAACAACAATAGCGGCAGGATTGTGGTCAAGAAGGCGGCGGTAGCGCTCCTCCGATTCCCGGAGAGCTTCCTGGATGGATTTGCGTTCAGTAATGTCTTCAAGGACTCCATCAATAAACCTGATTTGGTTATTTTCATCTTTTACTGCCTTGGCCGTGAGGGAACCCCAGAAATTTGAACCATCTCCCCGCTTGAGCTGAACTTCATGTCCGGAAACTGAACCGTCATGGCTGATGTTGTTTATGAATTTCTCCCGATCCTCATTATTCTGATAACAGTCAGATACCCTGGTCTTGATCATATTTTCAGGATCCGCATAGCCGAACATTCTTGCAAGCGCAGGATTTACAGAAAGAAACATCCCCCCTTCCGGTCCGATGGTTGATCGGAATACCCCAATAGGAACATT
The sequence above is a segment of the Candidatus Aegiribacteria sp. genome. Coding sequences within it:
- a CDS encoding PAS domain S-box protein; this encodes MNKDIFNSYFELGLIGMAITSPEKDFIEVNNYLCKMLGYSKKELLKKKWSDLTHPEDQELNDKFQKRVLSGGINAYTLEKRLIHKDGSTIHVSISSKSSRNQDGSVSEFFSLVQDITERKRAEDEIRKSELKYRTVVENATEMIWQLDREGNFVFFNKFAEKISSMKSNDWKGKQFSPAIHPDDLEKVKNVFVDTLSGNANEYEVRILVAEDIAELVVQTLPVYTDGEITGTLSFGRNITEEKKAHRALKESEKRYRTLLNNVPIGVFRSTIGPEGGMFLSVNPALARMFGYADPENMIKTRVSDCYQNNEDREKFINNISHDGSVSGHEVQLKRGDGSNFWGSLTAKAVKDENNQIRFIDGVLEDITERKSIQEALRESEERYRRLLDHNPAAIVVHVDGKIVYANKASLDLVAASSPEDALGKQIFEFVHPDYRKIVLERVKQCQTDEKFAKPIEEKFLRLDGKSVDVEVTAIPITYQGKPASQVVFWDITSRKQVEDSIQSNLNELNKTLKGTVDALSSAVETRDPYTAGHQREVAKIACAVAEEMGLPEDLIEGLRVASLLHDIGKIKIPAEILSKPTILTDIEYELIKTHPQAGHEILKTISFPWPVGEIVLQHQERIDGSGYPNNLKGDEICIEARILGVVDVVEAMCAHRPYRSSRGIEKAIEEIKQNRGRLYDAAVVDACLKLFREEKYSFDTT
- a CDS encoding chalcone isomerase family protein, with translation MKSAMKAVLTISVLVFAASAVLAMERDGVEYPDQITVDGVDLVLNGLGTREATIFKVNVYVAALYLENLSSDGYAICESEETKRLILHFVRDVGESDITGAWTEGFVKNAGDDLLIYQDRIETLNSWMSDIDDGERMVYTYIPGTGLEVSVLGDFKGVIEGADFAGVFFSIWLGDNPPNGGLRDGLLGD